The following are from one region of the Magallana gigas chromosome 4, xbMagGiga1.1, whole genome shotgun sequence genome:
- the LOC105326173 gene encoding E3 ubiquitin-protein ligase TRIM71 has translation MALSESQIPPDAQHYLVCGTEDCKNNCQFYCNDCHLPLCEQCRDEHQKNEKTKNHEVVPYKQRKRQLPVEKCKIHPTKEMVILCEECQIPLCYKCTTTKEHHGHVFTDLEMVFDEKVSLCQEEIAKIRNYFEPTSHDLKKDIAGDVTEIKKIMEGLRTSMKAEAEVVKNLINTVTSDKIEQVDKIEQSLLETLYDQNQNIDDYINYLNDLIKTFYGYLSPSNIEQLTFALNSENLIIRPIPETSKPVPPVFTAGQYSKEDVAKLLGRLTVPNIKPVNRKIKPMETASTELKPTGKQKKQGRKKSDVTKTLSLSPSVTKVREYKVPGVYIVYHVSLGKSGRLWVSNDIGNLVQTDLQGNQLQKIQTSGGYGYHTVTQDEDLICADKQNKVIIRITQNNTITEFIKTGDWEPLSIHSSHINGDILVGMIKKRESKVTRYSKTGKEIQIIQRDNKEQGLFSDPHYITENINGDVCVSAYRNHAVVVVDKSGQHRFSYTGQGSEFNPFGICTDVLGQILVCEYYSSSVHLLDQDGQFLSQLLTKQQRVKHPYSVCVDDENNLWMGQFTNRVTVYKYLQ, from the coding sequence ATGGCATTATCTGAATCACAAATTCCACCCGACGCCCAGCATTACTTGGTGTGTGGCACTGAAGACTGTAAAAATAACTGccagttttactgcaatgaCTGTCACCTACCACTGTGTGAACAATGCCGAGATGAACATCAGAAAAATGAGAAAACCAAAAACCATGAAGTGGTCCCTTATAAACAACGCAAACGACAACTTCCTGTAGAGAAATGCAAGATCCATCCCACAAAAGAAATGGTTATTCTCTGCGAGGAATGCCAAATTCCTCTTTGTTACAAATGTACAACCACAAAAGAACATCACGGTCATGTGTTTACCGATCTAGAAATGGTCTTTGATGAAAAGGTATCACTATGTCAAGAAGAAATTGCcaaaattagaaattatttcGAACCAACCtctcatgatttaaaaaaagatattgctGGTGATGTCACAGAAATAAAGAAGATCATGGAAGGTTTAAGAACATCCATGAAGGCTGAAGCTGAGGTTGTGAAAAATCTGATAAACACAGTCACATCAGATAAAATAGAACAAGTCGACAAAATAGAACAGTCATTATTAGAAACATTATACGACCAAAACCAAAATATTGATGATTATATCAACTATCTAAATGATTTAATCAAAACGTTTTATGGTTACCTATCCCCTTCAAACATAGAACAATTAACATTTGCTCTCAATTCTGAAAATTTGATCATAAGACCCATACCAGAAACATCCAAACCAGTCCCACCCGTATTTACTGCTGGTCAATACAGCAAGGAAGATGTTGCCAAACTACTGGGTAGATTAACCGTTCCTAACATTAAACCAGTGAACAGAAAAATAAAGCCCATGGAGACTGCTTCTACAGAGTTGAAACCTACAGGGAAACAGAAAAAACAAGGCAGAAAGAAATCTGACGTGACAAAAACACTGTCTCTGTCTCCTTCTGTCACTAAGGTCAGGGAGTACAAAGTACCAGGTgtttacattgtatatcatGTATCACTGGGTAAATCAGGCAGACTCTGGGTCAGTAATGATATTGGTAACCTTGTCCAAACAGATCTACAGGGGAATCAGCTACAGAAAATACAAACCAGTGGTGGATATGGTTACCACACAGTCACACAGGACGAGGATCTGATATGTGCagacaaacaaaacaaagttaTCATTAGGATAACACAGAATAATACAAtcactgaattcattaaaacaggaGACTGGGAACCACTCAGTATACACTCCTCCCACATCAACGGGGACATACTGGTGGGGATGATAAAGAAAAGAGAGAGTAAAGTCACTAGATACAGCAAGACAGGGAAAGAAATACAGATAATACAGAGAGACAACAAAGAACAGGGACTATTTAGTGATCCACactacatcacagaaaacatcaatggtgatGTCTGTGTATCAGCATATAGAAACCATGCTGTAGTGGTGGTGGATAAATCCGGACAACAcaggttctcctacacaggTCAGGGGTCAGAGTTTAATCCCTTTGGAATATGTACTGACGTACTTGGTCAAATCCTGGTGTGTGAATATTACAGTTCCTCAGTTCATCTTCTGGATCAGGACGGTCAGTTCTTGTCTCAACTACTCACAAAACAACAAAGGGTAAAACATCCTTATAGTGTGTGTGTGGATGATGAAAACAATCTCTGGATGGGACAATTCACCAACAGAGTGACAGTGTACAAATATCTACAGTGA